The following nucleotide sequence is from Salvia splendens isolate huo1 chromosome 2, SspV2, whole genome shotgun sequence.
GCTGTGACGGTGATGAGATGTGGGTTGTGCCAAGGCGggcatcatactgatcagtgcCCAAGTCTTCAAGGACCACCTGTGGAAGATGTGAACTATATTGGCAACAATCGGCAAGGGTTCAATCAGGGCAACCAATACAACAATCAGCAAAATTGGATGCCTCAACAAACTGGATGGAATCAGGCTGGTCCTAGCAACAACTCGGGAAATCAATGGAGGAACAACACTCAACCGccgggttatgagaagaagccaaCCGTCGAGGATCAGTTGGGGCAGATTCTCTCTTTCATGActaagagtcaaaaggagaacgaaaatttcaaggaaaggACGGTGGAAAAGTTTGGGCAGATGGATGCGACAATGAGGAATCTTGAGACGCAGATAGGGCAGCTTGCCACGGCATCACACACGAGGATTCCTAACACCATCCCGAGCAATACCGTACCTAATCCGAGAGGCAATGAACAGTGTAAGGCAGTGGTCTTGAGAAGTGGTCGTGAGTTGGATTCGACACCATCAATGGACGgccaaggtacttccggcatctcacacgcaggggcggatgagatgttaggcttgcattcctcgcacgcaggggcggacgaggcatgtaagggaagtcccgcgttggtgcagggtgcccaacatggtcaagaacaggctgcatcCGGCAGCAAGGAAAATGGTGTAGAATCCGAGTTAAGCGAGAAGTTTTTTGGCAGAAAAGAAGGGAAAGCAAAAAGTAGAGATGGGATCAAAGGGACAGCTAATGACAAGTCCGGCATTAGACCCGAAAAGCAAGTTCAACTTCCCTGATCACATTCCTCCTCCACCATATCCAccaaagaggaagaagagagctcCAAAGGAGAAAAGCTTCGAGTGGATGATGAACGTGATTCGAAAAGTGAATGTGGATGTATCGTTGGTGGACCTCTTCACTAATTTCCCCAAGTTCTCCAAGTTCTTCAAGGACATGATGGCAAACAAGGAGAAACTTCAAGACGAGGGAATAGTGGCAttgagcatgaattgctcaCAACTGATTTCGGGAATGATGCCCATGAAGAAGAGGGATCCGGGAAGTTGTGTGATTCCTTGTGAGATAGGCAACACAATTTTCACCAAATGTCTATTGGATCAAGGATCGGGGATCTCACTGATGGCGTTGAAAACAGCACGTGCCATTGGACTGGAGAACAGAATGGAGCCCATCGACATTGCTCTACAATTGGCTGATCACTCCATTGTGAAGCCCACAGGAATAGTAGAGGATGTCTTGGTCAAGGTAGATAAGTTCGTCATCCCCGTTGATTTCATAGTATTGGATATGCCTGAGGACAAAGAGGTGCCAATTCTGTTTGGCAGACCGTTTCTTGCCACAGGGGACGTGTTGCTAGGAGCAAAGGATAACTCAGTCACGTTtagaattaatggtgagcaaGTGACCATTAATGTGGAGAAAGCGATGAAGCATCCTAGTGATGCAAAAGCGTGCTTTAGAGTTGATGTCCTCGACAAGTGTATCTTTGACAAGATGCGTTGCTCGGCAAGTATAGAAGGAAGCGTTTATGATAAGGGGAGCTTGGAAAGAGACTTTGGTTCGACAAttaaagttgattttgattttgatgaaaGTGAGGATGCTCAAATTGATCAACCAAGTCTCGAGAATGAATGTGTGGTGGATACTTTCGTGGCGGATGTGCAGCCTTCAATTGAAGTACCACCAAAGctagaattgaagccactcccgacAAATCTGAAATACGCATTCCTTGGTGAGGATGAATCTTTACCGGTTGTGATATCGGCGATGTTGAATGATGAAGAATAATTGAAGTTGATAGAGCTACTGAAGTCACACAAGAAAGCTCTAGGTTGGTCCATTGCCTACATCAAAGGAATTAGCCCCGCAATATGCATGCATAAAATCTTGATGGAAGATGGAGCTAAGCCGGTAAGAGAGAGACAAAGGAGGTTGAACCCACTTATGCAAGAAGTGGTTGAAAAAGAAGTGAAGAAATTGTTGAAATATGGGATGATCTATCCCATttccgatagtgagtgggttagcCCGGTGCAATGTGTACCAAAGAAAGGGGGAATAACCGTGACTGTCAATGAGAAGAATGAAGTTTTGGCAACTCGATTGGTGAACTCATGGAGAGTGTGCATGGATTATAGAAAGTTGAACACGGCGACAAGAAAAGATCACTTCCCGTTGCCATTTCTGGATCAGTTGCTCGATAGGATCGCGGGTTATTCCCATTATTGTTTTCTAGATGGATATTCGGGGTACAATCAGATTGCAATTGCCCCGGAAGATCAGGAAAAGACGACATTCACATGTCCTATTGGAACTTATGCCTTCCGccggatgccttttggtttgtgtaatgcaccggctacattccaacgttgcatgatggtAATTTTTTCCGATATGAATGAAGATATCatggagatcttcatggatgatttctccgTCTTTGGATCCTCATTTGACTTTTGCTTAGAAAACTTGAGACGGGTCCTACAAAGATGTGAGGAGTCAAATCTCGTGCTAAATTGGGAAAAGTGTCAATTTATGGTCAAGGAGGGCATAGTGTTGGGACACAAGGTGTCGGAGTTGGGGTTGGAGATGGATAAGGCgaagattgatgtgatctcgaagttacctcccccaacgaatgtgaagggcatccgtagtttccttggtcatgcgggattctaccgacggtttataaaagatttttcaaagattgcaaagccacTTTGCAACTTGCTTGAAAAGGATGccaagttcgtctttgatgggaaatgccttgaggcatttgaattgttgaagaaaaagCTAGTCGAAGCTCCTATTATTATCACACCCGATTGGTCAAAGCCGTTTGAGTTGATGTGTGATGCTTCAGACTATGGTGTGGGGGCCGTTCTAGGCCAAAGGAGAGACAAGGTCCTACACGCCGTCTACTATGCTAGCAAAGTACTCAATGAAGCTCAACTGAATTACACCACGacagagaaggaaatgttagcaGTTGTGTATGCTTTCGAGAAGTTTCGTGCTTACTTACTTGGCACGAAAGTGGTAGTGTTCACGGACCATTCAGCTATCAAATATTTGATGAATAAGAAAGATGCAAAGCCTCGGTTGGTAAGGTGGATCCTCTTACTACAAGAGTTTGATGTGGAGATtaaagacaaaaaggggaccgaGAACTTGGTAGCTGATCATCTCTCTAGACTAGAGGGATTGGAAGAGACGGAagatgaaagaaagaaaaggataaatGAGAAATTTCCCGACGAGCAAGTGTTGCAAGTGGAGGCTCGGGAAACATATGTGCCGTGGTTTGCCAATTTGGCAAACTACCTTGTTACGGGCATTATACCAGAAGGGTTGTCATCTAACCAAAAGAAGAAGTTTTTGAGTGACACCCGCACATATGTTTGGGAAGATCCGTTTCTCTTCCGGATTTGTAGTGATGGAGTGATTCGAAGGTGCGTTGGAGAGCATGAGCACCTTCAGATTTTGTCTGCATGCCATGATTCGTTGTATGGCGGCCACTTTGGAGCACGACGAACTGCTTTTAAAGTGCTTCAGTCCGGATTCTTTTGGCCATCGATCTTCAAGGATGCAAAAGCCTATGTAGAACGATGTGACAGTTGCCAAAGAGCCGGCAATATCTCGTGGAGGAATAAAATGCCGATGAATAATATTCACGAGGTAGAacttttcgatgtttggggaatagacttcatgggaccGTTTCCCAAGTCTAATGGGCAGCAATACATTCTCGTTGCTGTCGACTACGTATCTaagtgggtagaggcagtggccTCGGCAACCAATGATGCCAAAGTGGTGTTGAAATTTATCAAGAATCACATC
It contains:
- the LOC121774313 gene encoding uncharacterized protein LOC121774313 yields the protein MADHNEIPPPVVRFGDTLRSGIEHPGEFAYANDNVNIPTHYISLVNGGNLFHGRDEEDPVSHLNAFYELTNSHRPPNVEHHRIKRALFPFSLRENARAWYDSLPGYNIATFQELKTLFLLEYNSPMKIEKLREEITSFRQKYDESFAEAWKRFTELIRKCPSHGVAPGHDLLKFYKGLNSEGTGLVTAGSNGNLYDLTHDEVRALFQRLANNQRNWHNPRRGADRAGDTFGATKDAERVTAIEAQLADISTQMSSMTKAVKSLQLTPQPQAVTVMRCGLCQGGHHTDQCPSLQGPPVEDVNYIGNNRQGFNQGNQYNNQQNWMPQQTGWNQAGPSNNSGNQWRNNTQPPGYEKKPTVEDQLGQILSFMTKSQKENENFKERTVEKFGQMDATMRNLETQIGQLATASHTRIPNTIPSNTVPNPRGNEQCKAVVLRSGRELDSTPSMDGQEKKGKQKVEMGSKGQLMTSPALDPKSKFNFPDHIPPPPYPPKRKKRAPKEKSFEWMMNVIRKVNVDVSLVDLFTNFPKFSKFFKDMMANKEKLQDEGIVALSMNCSQLISGMMPMKKRDPGSCVIPCEIGNTIFTKCLLDQGSGISLMALKTARAIGLENRMEPIDIALQLADHSIVKPTGIVEDVLVKVDKFVIPVDFIVLDMPEDKEVPILFGRPFLATGDVLLGAKDNSVTFRINGEQVTINVEKAMKHPSDAKACFRVDVLDKCIFDKMRCSASIEGSVYDKGSLERDFGSTIKVDFDFDESEDAQIDQPSLENECVVDTFVADVQPSIEVPPKLELKPLPTNLKYAFLGEDESLPVVISAMLNDEE